A window of the Egibacter rhizosphaerae genome harbors these coding sequences:
- a CDS encoding alpha/beta hydrolase, giving the protein MTDPVERTVRTDRLAIRTWERGDGEPILFVHGNLSSGSAWYEQLRFLSSGYRGIAPDLRGYGSTEPAPVDATRGLRDWSDDLAALLEVEDISGCHVVGHSMGGGVAMQLALDHPDRIRSLTLVSAMSPYGFGGTRPDGTPCASDYAGSGGGVANPDLVRRIDEGDRSDESEASPRRVVRDLFFPSPELVREEDALVEAMLAGRIGDDFYPGDSVESSYWPYVSPGKRGVLNAISPRYCDLSSFASQGPAVPIMWLHGAEDRIIADGSLADLGTLGQLGAVPGWPGEDEFPPQPMVSQLRAVLEAHPGPLSTVWREGVGHFPFVQEPDRFAETLARHLDDARE; this is encoded by the coding sequence ATGACCGATCCGGTGGAACGCACCGTGCGCACCGATCGGCTCGCGATCCGCACCTGGGAGCGCGGTGACGGTGAGCCGATCCTGTTCGTCCACGGGAACCTGTCGTCGGGGAGCGCGTGGTACGAGCAGCTGCGGTTCCTCTCCAGCGGCTATCGCGGCATCGCGCCCGATTTGCGCGGGTACGGCAGCACGGAGCCGGCTCCGGTCGACGCGACGCGCGGCCTCCGCGACTGGAGTGACGACCTCGCCGCCCTGCTCGAGGTCGAGGACATCAGCGGCTGCCATGTCGTCGGTCACTCGATGGGCGGAGGGGTCGCGATGCAACTCGCCCTCGACCACCCCGACCGCATCCGTTCGCTCACGCTGGTGTCGGCGATGTCGCCGTACGGGTTCGGGGGCACCCGACCCGACGGGACGCCGTGCGCCTCCGACTACGCCGGCTCGGGAGGCGGTGTCGCGAACCCGGACCTCGTGCGCCGCATCGACGAGGGCGACCGCTCCGACGAGAGCGAGGCCAGCCCGCGGCGCGTCGTCCGGGACCTCTTCTTCCCCTCGCCGGAGCTCGTCCGCGAGGAGGACGCCCTCGTCGAGGCCATGCTCGCCGGACGGATCGGCGACGACTTCTACCCCGGTGACTCCGTGGAGAGTTCGTACTGGCCGTACGTCTCGCCCGGCAAGCGCGGCGTGCTGAACGCCATCAGCCCGCGCTACTGCGACCTCTCGTCGTTCGCGAGCCAGGGACCGGCGGTGCCGATCATGTGGCTGCACGGCGCCGAGGACCGGATCATCGCCGACGGCTCGCTGGCCGACCTCGGCACGCTCGGGCAGCTCGGCGCGGTTCCGGGTTGGCCCGGCGAGGACGAGTTCCCCCCGCAGCCGATGGTCAGCCAGCTGCGGGCGGTCCTGGAGGCGCATCCGGGGCCGCTGTCGACGGTGTGGCGCGAGGGCGTCGGCCACTTCCCGTTCGTGCAGGAGCCCGATCGGTTCGCCGAGACGCTCGCCCGCCACCTCGACGACGCGCGCGAGTGA
- a CDS encoding AMP-binding protein, whose product MTGELTLDRWIRDRAVVTPERVTIDCEGEATTYAELDRVSERVAAGLARAGAGVGSRVAVLAGNRPETVAVLFACAKLGAMLLPLNVRLAAPELAYQLDDSDAGWLLVGADYDAAADAALDAADTAVPQRVRLSWGALDELGSDEPLPVGVAPGDHDPLLLVYTSGTTGRPKGALLTHANCFWTNISLDRTIDVTGRDVVLQVLPQFHVGGWNVQPLLAWWKGATVVLETAFDAGRVLDLVPRKGVTTMMGVPALYRFLAQHERFADADLSSLRQAVVGGAPMPEALLETYLDRGVALVQGYGLTEAAPNVLGLPPEDAPRKVGYAGKPYLHVDVALRDTATGERLDGPATGERLDGPATGELLVRGPNVFPGYWRVPDATAAAVDADGWLATGDVAERDDEGFYRIRDRTKDMYVSGGENVYPAEVEAVLDANPAVADVAVVGVPDDRWGEAGLAAVVPAPGAAPDPDDLRAHCATSLARFKVPRDVVLVDELPYSSMNKVMKGELARRPGARA is encoded by the coding sequence GTGACAGGGGAGCTGACCCTCGACCGGTGGATCCGGGACCGCGCGGTGGTCACGCCGGAGCGCGTGACGATCGACTGCGAGGGCGAGGCCACGACCTACGCCGAGCTCGATCGCGTGAGCGAGCGGGTGGCCGCCGGACTCGCCCGCGCGGGGGCGGGGGTCGGCTCCCGGGTCGCGGTGCTCGCGGGCAACCGTCCCGAGACCGTCGCCGTGCTGTTCGCCTGCGCCAAGCTCGGTGCGATGCTGCTGCCGCTGAACGTGCGCCTCGCGGCGCCCGAGCTCGCCTACCAGCTCGACGACAGCGACGCGGGCTGGCTGCTCGTCGGCGCGGACTACGACGCGGCCGCCGACGCCGCGCTCGACGCGGCCGACACGGCGGTGCCGCAGCGCGTGCGCCTCTCGTGGGGCGCGCTCGACGAGCTCGGCTCCGACGAGCCGCTCCCGGTCGGGGTCGCCCCCGGCGACCACGACCCGCTGCTGCTCGTCTACACCTCGGGCACGACCGGCCGCCCCAAGGGCGCGCTGCTCACCCACGCGAACTGCTTCTGGACCAACATCTCGCTCGACCGCACGATCGACGTCACAGGCCGCGACGTGGTCTTGCAGGTGCTGCCGCAGTTCCACGTCGGGGGCTGGAACGTGCAGCCGCTGCTCGCGTGGTGGAAGGGCGCGACGGTCGTGCTCGAGACCGCGTTCGACGCGGGGCGGGTCCTCGACCTCGTCCCCCGCAAGGGCGTCACGACGATGATGGGCGTGCCCGCCCTCTACCGGTTCCTCGCCCAGCACGAGCGGTTCGCCGACGCCGACCTTTCGAGCCTGCGCCAAGCCGTCGTGGGGGGCGCGCCGATGCCCGAGGCGCTGCTCGAGACGTACCTCGACCGCGGGGTGGCGCTCGTCCAGGGGTACGGGCTGACCGAGGCGGCCCCGAACGTGCTCGGCCTGCCCCCCGAGGACGCGCCACGCAAGGTCGGCTACGCCGGCAAGCCGTATCTCCACGTTGACGTCGCGCTGCGCGACACGGCGACCGGCGAGCGCCTCGACGGTCCGGCCACCGGTGAGCGCCTCGACGGTCCGGCGACCGGCGAGCTGCTGGTGCGGGGACCGAACGTGTTTCCCGGGTACTGGCGCGTTCCCGACGCGACGGCCGCCGCCGTCGACGCCGACGGTTGGCTCGCCACCGGCGACGTCGCCGAACGCGACGACGAGGGCTTCTACCGCATCCGCGACCGCACCAAGGACATGTACGTCTCGGGAGGCGAGAACGTCTACCCGGCCGAGGTGGAGGCCGTGCTCGACGCGAACCCCGCGGTGGCCGACGTCGCCGTGGTCGGGGTGCCCGACGACCGGTGGGGCGAGGCGGGCCTTGCCGCGGTCGTGCCCGCGCCCGGCGCGGCGCCCGACCCCGATGACCTGCGCGCGCACTGCGCCACTTCGCTCGCCCGGTTCAAGGTCCCCCGCGACGTCGTGCTGGTCGACGAGCTGCCGTACTCGTCGATGAACAAGGTGATGAAGGGCGAGCTCGCGCGCCGACCTGGGGCGCGCGCATGA
- a CDS encoding TetR/AcrR family transcriptional regulator, with protein MTRDEGTGNGLAAGTAQWPIEEAPAPTSVEGRTLSRKGERTRGALLEAAEQVFGALGYHEASIVKITEAAGVAQGTFYRYFSSKQAIFEELVVDLNRRVRHAMSEGAARGTTRAEAERHGFAAYLRFTAEHPALYRIIRQAEFVSPATLREHYEKIAAGYVEGLRRAMGEGEIVEADAEVLAYALMGAGELVGMRWVLWAEASEVPEVVVDELAAFVSRGLGARNGWE; from the coding sequence ATGACACGCGACGAGGGAACCGGCAACGGGCTCGCGGCGGGCACGGCCCAGTGGCCGATCGAGGAGGCGCCCGCCCCGACCTCGGTCGAGGGCCGCACGCTGTCGCGCAAGGGCGAGCGCACGCGCGGGGCCCTGCTCGAGGCGGCCGAGCAGGTCTTCGGCGCGCTCGGCTACCACGAGGCCTCGATCGTGAAGATCACCGAGGCTGCCGGCGTCGCGCAGGGCACGTTCTACCGCTACTTCTCCTCCAAGCAGGCGATCTTCGAGGAGCTGGTCGTCGACCTCAACCGCCGCGTGCGCCACGCGATGAGCGAGGGCGCGGCCCGCGGCACCACCCGCGCCGAGGCCGAGCGGCACGGTTTCGCCGCCTATCTGCGGTTCACGGCCGAGCATCCCGCGCTGTACCGGATCATCCGCCAGGCGGAGTTCGTCTCCCCGGCGACGCTGCGCGAGCACTACGAGAAGATCGCGGCCGGGTACGTCGAGGGGCTGCGTCGCGCGATGGGGGAGGGCGAGATCGTCGAGGCCGACGCCGAGGTGCTCGCGTACGCGCTGATGGGCGCCGGCGAGCTCGTGGGGATGCGGTGGGTCCTCTGGGCGGAGGCCAGCGAGGTGCCCGAGGTGGTCGTCGACGAGCTCGCGGCGTTCGTGTCGCGCGGCCTCGGCGCACGCAACGGCTGGGAGTGA
- a CDS encoding diguanylate cyclase, translated as MTEERGGAASRPRAAQAFPVTGGRPQGENEGASAATTPEAAGGAGRPPRGSASLHDVPLTWSPQRLAEWDTRVAQAWEQRVSDPGEALAAAEALRDEAAAAGDESRVGRALALVGAIQRIRGDYPSALRALREALSRLDSGPDSDRAIALEEAGAIDSYLGEHATAVERLLEALDLHEREQHVEGQAQALAKLGMTFFHHGELDEAERAYERSLDLRKELGDAVGLAGMRNNLAKVATARGHHDAALEHLAAACAGWEKTGEFRGLAMSLHNTAVALIELGGQEDGLAYLLVAIDVYDATGHVHGACEARARLGSLRVERGELDAGIALLERAFGEANERGLREEAARAAEALADAHELAGRPSEALSWHRRLRDLERAIFDETSDLRLRTLQVHFQLDRLQRDSATDPLTGLANRRELDRRLAELAERARAEGEDLAAVLFDLDDFKRVNDEHSHAVGDEVLRAVGSILREWTRPTDLCARYGGEEFVVLLPGCELAAARSIAEGLRDRIKNHEWDEVDAGLEITVSAGVASLDRVASVPDLLGAADRALYDAKRLGKDRVRTPD; from the coding sequence GTGACCGAGGAACGCGGCGGTGCGGCGTCCCGTCCGCGCGCGGCCCAGGCGTTCCCGGTCACGGGGGGCAGGCCGCAGGGCGAGAACGAGGGCGCGAGCGCCGCCACGACGCCGGAAGCAGCCGGCGGCGCCGGAAGGCCACCGAGAGGCTCCGCGAGCCTGCACGATGTGCCGCTCACCTGGAGCCCGCAGCGGCTCGCCGAGTGGGACACGCGCGTCGCTCAAGCGTGGGAGCAACGGGTCAGCGATCCAGGGGAGGCGCTCGCGGCCGCGGAGGCGTTGCGCGACGAGGCTGCGGCGGCCGGCGACGAGTCCCGCGTCGGGCGCGCGCTCGCGCTCGTCGGGGCGATCCAGCGCATCCGGGGCGACTACCCCTCGGCGTTGCGGGCCCTGCGGGAGGCCCTCTCGCGTCTCGACAGCGGCCCCGACAGCGACCGCGCGATCGCGCTCGAGGAGGCCGGTGCGATCGACAGCTACCTCGGCGAGCACGCGACCGCGGTCGAGCGGCTGCTCGAGGCGCTCGACCTGCACGAACGCGAACAGCACGTCGAGGGTCAGGCGCAGGCCCTCGCGAAGCTCGGCATGACGTTTTTCCACCACGGCGAGCTGGACGAGGCCGAGCGCGCCTACGAGCGCAGCCTGGACCTGCGTAAGGAGCTCGGCGACGCCGTCGGGCTCGCCGGGATGCGGAACAACCTCGCCAAGGTCGCGACCGCCCGCGGCCACCACGACGCTGCGCTCGAGCATCTCGCCGCGGCCTGCGCGGGCTGGGAGAAGACCGGCGAGTTCCGAGGCCTCGCGATGAGCCTGCACAACACCGCGGTGGCCCTCATCGAGTTGGGAGGGCAGGAGGACGGCCTCGCGTACCTGCTGGTGGCGATCGACGTCTACGACGCGACCGGCCACGTGCACGGGGCGTGCGAGGCGCGGGCGCGGCTCGGCTCTTTGCGCGTCGAGCGGGGGGAGCTCGACGCGGGGATCGCGCTGTTGGAGCGCGCGTTCGGCGAGGCGAACGAGCGGGGGCTGAGGGAGGAGGCCGCGCGGGCCGCCGAGGCGCTGGCCGACGCTCACGAGCTGGCCGGCCGACCGTCCGAAGCGCTGTCCTGGCACCGCCGGCTGCGGGACCTGGAGCGCGCGATCTTCGACGAGACCTCCGACCTGCGGCTGCGCACGCTCCAGGTGCACTTCCAGCTCGACCGGCTGCAGCGTGACAGCGCCACGGACCCACTGACGGGCCTCGCCAACCGCCGCGAGCTCGATCGACGCCTCGCCGAGCTCGCAGAGCGCGCCCGCGCCGAGGGCGAGGACCTCGCCGCGGTGCTGTTCGACCTCGACGACTTCAAGCGCGTGAACGACGAGCACTCGCACGCGGTCGGCGACGAGGTCCTCCGCGCGGTGGGATCGATCCTGCGCGAGTGGACGCGCCCCACCGACCTTTGCGCGCGTTACGGGGGCGAGGAGTTCGTCGTGCTGTTGCCCGGCTGCGAGCTCGCCGCGGCCCGCTCGATCGCCGAGGGGCTGCGCGATCGGATCAAGAACCACGAGTGGGACGAGGTGGACGCGGGCCTGGAGATCACGGTGAGCGCCGGCGTGGCGAGCCTCGACCGTGTCGCTTCGGTCCCGGATCTGCTCGGGGCTGCTGACCGGGCGCTCTACGACGCCAAGCGGCTCGGCAAGGACCGGGTGCGCACCCCGGACTGA